A region from the Chloroflexota bacterium genome encodes:
- the mazG gene encoding nucleoside triphosphate pyrophosphohydrolase has product MQEHGQHTYQALWDIVNRLRAPGGCPWDREQTHQSLRRNLLEECYEALEALDAEQPGALAEELGDVIVQIVFHCQIAEENGTFTQDDMFRHICEKLVRRHPHVFGDVTVRDAREVESNWEQTKRQERGDDVSALDGVARGMPALGYGQAISNRAAHAGFEWAGLTDVMAKVREELVELEQAEGTQRQEEELGDALLALVNAARWMGVDAETALRQANARFYGRFTRVESAARASGLDLRAASMDEKLGLWDEAKRAEAARG; this is encoded by the coding sequence ATGCAGGAGCACGGGCAGCACACGTACCAGGCGCTGTGGGACATCGTCAACCGGCTGCGGGCGCCCGGCGGCTGCCCGTGGGACCGCGAGCAGACGCACCAGTCGCTCCGCCGCAACCTCCTCGAAGAGTGCTACGAGGCCCTCGAGGCGCTGGATGCCGAGCAGCCCGGCGCGCTTGCCGAGGAGCTCGGCGACGTCATCGTGCAGATCGTCTTCCACTGCCAGATCGCCGAGGAAAACGGCACGTTCACGCAGGACGACATGTTCCGCCACATCTGCGAGAAGCTCGTGCGCCGCCACCCCCACGTCTTCGGCGACGTGACCGTGCGCGATGCCCGCGAGGTCGAGTCGAACTGGGAGCAGACCAAGCGGCAGGAGCGCGGCGACGACGTGTCCGCCCTCGACGGCGTCGCCAGGGGCATGCCGGCGCTCGGCTACGGGCAGGCCATCTCCAACCGCGCGGCCCACGCGGGCTTCGAGTGGGCGGGCCTCACCGACGTGATGGCCAAGGTCCGCGAGGAGTTGGTGGAGCTGGAGCAGGCGGAAGGGACGCAGCGGCAGGAGGAAGAGCTCGGCGACGCGCTGTTGGCGCTTGTGAACGCCGCTCGGTGGATGGGCGTCGACGCCGAGACCGCGCTGCGGCAGGCGAACGCGCGCTTCTACGGCCGCTTCACCCGCGTGGAGTCGGCGGCCCGCGCCTCGGGCCTCGATCTGCGCGCGGCGTCGATGGACGAGAAGCTCGGCCTGTGGGACGAGGCCAAGCGCGCAGAGGCCGCTAGAGGGTAG
- a CDS encoding zinc ribbon domain-containing protein, whose translation MLTNLLRADTINPVTETEEGAMPLYEYHCEPCNERFEVLRPMSKGNDPATCPTCRGAGRRVLSVFAAITAGGPGESSMPMADGGGGCCGGACGCH comes from the coding sequence TTGTTGACCAACCTCCTCCGCGCCGATACAATCAACCCCGTCACCGAGACTGAGGAGGGCGCCATGCCGCTGTACGAGTACCACTGCGAGCCCTGCAACGAGCGCTTTGAAGTCCTGCGGCCCATGTCCAAGGGCAACGACCCGGCGACATGCCCAACCTGCCGCGGCGCGGGCCGGCGCGTGCTCTCCGTCTTCGCGGCCATCACGGCCGGCGGCCCCGGCGAGTCCTCCATGCCCATGGCGGACGGCGGGGGCGGATGCTGCGGGGGCGCCTGCGGCTGTCACTAA
- a CDS encoding 3-phosphoglycerate dehydrogenase — translation MTNAPESTLRIVVPDDEPPAIGGSPQEQKLRDLGELRVHDSLALGQEMLLERIRDAHVAICIRNSSQFTAEVLDQCADMRHIVVFGIGVDMVDLEACRRLGILVTNTPGYSAPAVAEHAIALAMAVAKRVVTNDRLVREGGWAKDAVGQLYGKTLGVVGAGPIGKRAAELGRGIGMNVIAWTYHPDEDWGERAGVRWAQLDEVMRTADIVTVHLRLSDRSRGLLDRSLLESMKPGAIFVNTARGAIADEEALLELLAAGRIAGAGLDVFSREPLPPGHPFTALDNVVLAPHVASSTPEADADGLEMVVDNIRQWLAGTPVHMMTQDVGFPT, via the coding sequence ATGACAAACGCACCTGAAAGTACGCTGCGCATCGTCGTGCCGGACGACGAACCGCCGGCCATTGGCGGCTCGCCGCAGGAGCAGAAGCTCCGTGACCTCGGCGAGCTCCGCGTCCACGACTCCCTCGCGCTGGGGCAGGAGATGCTGCTCGAACGCATCCGCGACGCGCACGTCGCCATCTGCATCCGCAACTCCAGCCAGTTCACGGCTGAGGTGCTGGACCAGTGCGCGGACATGCGGCACATCGTGGTGTTCGGCATCGGCGTGGACATGGTGGACCTGGAGGCTTGCAGGCGGCTGGGGATCCTGGTCACCAACACGCCCGGCTACTCCGCGCCCGCCGTCGCCGAGCACGCCATCGCGCTTGCGATGGCCGTCGCCAAGCGCGTGGTCACAAACGACCGCCTGGTGCGCGAGGGCGGGTGGGCAAAGGACGCGGTGGGGCAGCTCTACGGCAAGACGCTCGGGGTTGTCGGGGCTGGGCCCATCGGCAAGCGCGCGGCAGAGCTGGGCCGGGGCATCGGCATGAACGTCATCGCGTGGACGTACCATCCCGACGAGGACTGGGGCGAGCGCGCCGGCGTCCGTTGGGCTCAGCTTGATGAGGTGATGCGCACCGCCGACATCGTAACCGTGCACCTGCGGCTCTCCGACCGGAGCCGCGGGCTGCTGGACCGCTCCCTGCTCGAGTCAATGAAGCCGGGCGCGATCTTCGTGAACACGGCGCGCGGCGCGATCGCGGACGAGGAGGCGCTGCTGGAGCTGCTCGCCGCCGGGCGCATCGCCGGGGCTGGGCTGGACGTGTTCAGCCGGGAGCCGCTGCCGCCGGGGCACCCGTTCACGGCACTCGACAACGTCGTCCTCGCGCCCCACGTCGCCTCATCCACGCCGGAGGCGGACGCCGACGGCCTTGAGATGGTGGTGGACAACATCCGGCAGTGGCTGGCGGGCACGCCCGTCCACATGATGACGCAGGACGTCGGCTTCCCTACGTGA
- a CDS encoding transglutaminase domain-containing protein, protein MTTAASVRTTGDLLARGRLSFHPLRQFTPSEGWLTLVAVLAPLFVIAWTISEAAWAETPSLQYVLLVGALIGLGVAKAPGWQTAWHAGAVLVGAAFVYWQLSTLTEAAGWVEPFRVLNMRLAEWGETATEGGISTDTMPFALFLTAMAWVIAYVSTWAAFRRRSVWLSVVPGGLAMFSNLSYLPEQFGFQMFIYLAFAMLLIVRMNSLNQWTAWSGDGLSILPSYGLRALFRGSWYILAVLLIAFILPSRPWQSPWLDTAWEWTRAPLDTIEEDLDRLFAALPDRKGGLNLNFGTHLPFQGSISLSDEPLFLFESPQPAYLRARAYPVYTAQGWTTGQMQTVTFDDDLPWSRPRGYQQRQELEHSVVPLFSTDTMPVSNLPLLHEGDAAVKVQALPAPTFWLPLAGHLNADPGLPADIELIVPVLQAARLYERDVTTQADVILAMVPEDSVVTQVAFRDTPEGGNERAYRVAEPEAGEAATEREALEATLRRDIRSLTWVQVSRRPPDPPDIVALRSAGKLDPGDTYSITSSLSTASPDQLRAAGNDYPGWVSDRYLQLPADQPKRVSDLAREITLGITNPYDKAKAIENFLHTLGYDQEIPAPPYDVDGVEHFIFELERGYSEYFGSAMAVLLREVEVPARMVVGYTPREYDPNAGHWIVREADSHGWAEAYFPGYGWVEFEPTPNWQLPAAPESFLFEGANVTATGAEDFFDEDEFFEEDAFLTVGDLDVEEDPFISGTVMAWSLAVLFVVWATWYGYRRTFVKVSVPTTVFERMCWLGAWAGLPHHRNQTPAEYTSRLARVFPGASGDLRILGNAHAVERYSRRSLSQLQSEQVGRAWTHVRKLLFRRAVLHIPFT, encoded by the coding sequence ATGACGACCGCCGCTTCCGTGCGGACCACCGGGGACCTCCTGGCCAGAGGGCGGCTCTCATTCCATCCGCTGCGGCAGTTCACGCCCTCCGAGGGCTGGCTGACCTTGGTGGCCGTGCTGGCGCCGCTCTTCGTCATCGCGTGGACCATCTCGGAAGCGGCCTGGGCCGAGACGCCGTCGCTGCAATACGTGCTCCTCGTCGGCGCGCTCATCGGGCTCGGCGTCGCAAAGGCGCCCGGCTGGCAGACCGCCTGGCACGCCGGCGCCGTCCTGGTGGGAGCGGCCTTCGTCTACTGGCAGCTTTCCACCCTCACGGAAGCCGCCGGGTGGGTCGAGCCCTTCCGCGTCCTCAACATGCGCCTGGCTGAGTGGGGCGAGACTGCTACCGAGGGCGGCATCAGCACGGACACCATGCCGTTCGCCCTGTTCTTGACGGCGATGGCGTGGGTCATCGCCTACGTGTCGACGTGGGCGGCGTTCCGGCGGCGCAGCGTGTGGCTCTCCGTGGTCCCCGGCGGCTTGGCGATGTTCTCGAACCTGAGCTACCTGCCGGAGCAGTTCGGCTTCCAGATGTTCATCTACCTGGCATTCGCCATGCTGCTCATCGTGCGGATGAATTCCCTGAACCAGTGGACCGCGTGGTCCGGGGACGGGCTCTCGATACTACCGTCCTACGGGCTGCGCGCGCTGTTCCGCGGGAGTTGGTACATTCTGGCGGTGCTGCTCATCGCCTTCATACTGCCGTCGAGGCCGTGGCAGTCGCCGTGGCTGGACACCGCCTGGGAGTGGACGCGCGCCCCGCTCGACACCATCGAGGAGGACCTCGACCGGCTTTTCGCGGCCCTGCCCGACCGGAAGGGCGGCCTCAACCTGAACTTTGGGACGCACCTTCCCTTCCAGGGTTCCATCTCCCTGAGCGACGAGCCCCTCTTCCTGTTCGAGTCGCCGCAGCCGGCCTATCTGCGCGCCCGCGCCTACCCGGTCTACACCGCGCAAGGCTGGACGACCGGGCAGATGCAGACCGTTACCTTTGACGACGACCTGCCCTGGAGCCGGCCTCGCGGCTATCAGCAGCGGCAGGAACTGGAACACAGCGTTGTCCCGCTTTTCAGCACGGACACCATGCCGGTCTCCAATCTGCCGCTCCTCCATGAAGGAGACGCCGCCGTGAAGGTGCAGGCGCTGCCGGCGCCCACATTCTGGCTGCCGCTGGCCGGGCACCTGAACGCTGACCCCGGCCTTCCCGCCGATATTGAGCTCATTGTCCCGGTGCTGCAGGCGGCGCGCCTTTATGAGCGGGACGTGACCACGCAGGCCGATGTCATCCTGGCAATGGTCCCGGAGGATTCCGTCGTCACGCAGGTGGCCTTCCGCGACACGCCGGAGGGGGGCAACGAGCGGGCCTACCGCGTCGCGGAGCCGGAGGCGGGCGAGGCGGCCACGGAGCGCGAGGCCCTGGAGGCGACGCTGCGCCGCGACATCCGCTCGCTGACTTGGGTGCAGGTGTCGCGGCGGCCGCCAGACCCGCCGGACATCGTGGCGCTCCGCAGCGCGGGCAAACTTGACCCTGGCGACACGTACTCCATCACGTCGTCCCTGTCGACGGCGTCGCCCGACCAGTTGCGCGCGGCCGGCAACGACTACCCCGGCTGGGTGAGCGACCGTTACCTGCAGCTCCCGGCCGATCAACCGAAGCGCGTGAGCGACCTGGCCAGGGAGATCACGTTGGGCATCACCAACCCCTACGACAAGGCCAAGGCCATCGAGAATTTCCTCCATACCCTGGGATACGACCAGGAGATTCCAGCCCCGCCCTATGACGTGGACGGCGTTGAGCACTTCATCTTTGAGCTGGAACGCGGCTACAGCGAGTACTTCGGGTCAGCCATGGCCGTGCTGCTGCGCGAGGTCGAGGTGCCGGCGCGCATGGTCGTCGGTTACACGCCGAGGGAGTACGACCCGAACGCCGGCCACTGGATCGTGCGAGAGGCCGACAGCCACGGCTGGGCGGAGGCCTACTTCCCCGGCTATGGCTGGGTGGAGTTCGAGCCGACGCCGAACTGGCAGCTTCCCGCCGCACCGGAATCCTTCCTTTTCGAGGGCGCCAACGTCACCGCGACCGGCGCCGAGGACTTCTTTGATGAAGACGAGTTCTTTGAGGAAGATGCCTTTCTGACCGTCGGGGACCTGGACGTAGAGGAAGACCCGTTCATCAGCGGGACCGTGATGGCGTGGTCGCTGGCGGTCCTCTTCGTGGTATGGGCAACGTGGTACGGCTACCGTCGCACCTTCGTCAAGGTGAGCGTGCCGACGACGGTGTTCGAGCGCATGTGCTGGCTTGGCGCGTGGGCGGGCTTGCCGCACCACCGCAACCAGACGCCGGCCGAGTACACGTCGCGCCTGGCCCGGGTCTTCCCCGGCGCCTCAGGGGACCTGCGCATCCTCGGCAACGCGCACGCCGTCGAGCGTTACAGTCGCCGGTCGCTCTCGCAGCTCCAGTCTGAACAGGTCGGACGCGCCTGGACGCACGTGCGGAAGCTGCTCTTCCGCCGAGCGGTCCTGCACATTCCGTTCACGTAG
- a CDS encoding TIGR01906 family membrane protein, translating to MDAWIERWSRVSPGVFRWAGVAVLVALPIFLVTLNVRALFNAPLVYNTGFERNRIAENTGLPASEIERVGDEIREYLGNEQEYMTIFLHARPLFTAREVEHMRDVKALLGLVYTVTYVTGAAVLVYAAWGFRREGVRFLRRTSMAGAVGGVGLVATGIVLALGFPVFFTLFHQISFSNDYWILNPSEHFLVVLFPYRFWLEATVLLAVLTVAEAAAIWGVSRYLHRRLASGPEDAETPNPTA from the coding sequence TTGGACGCATGGATCGAGAGGTGGTCACGGGTCTCGCCCGGAGTGTTCCGGTGGGCGGGCGTGGCCGTGCTGGTCGCCCTGCCGATCTTCCTGGTCACCCTCAACGTGCGGGCGCTCTTCAACGCGCCCCTGGTGTACAACACGGGCTTCGAGCGCAACCGCATCGCGGAGAACACCGGATTGCCGGCGAGCGAGATAGAGCGCGTGGGCGACGAGATCCGCGAGTACCTCGGCAACGAACAGGAGTACATGACCATATTCCTCCACGCTCGCCCGCTGTTCACGGCGCGGGAAGTCGAGCACATGCGCGACGTGAAGGCGCTGCTGGGGCTGGTGTACACGGTCACGTACGTGACCGGCGCGGCGGTTTTGGTCTACGCCGCGTGGGGTTTCCGCCGCGAGGGGGTGCGCTTCCTGCGCCGGACGTCGATGGCCGGTGCGGTGGGCGGAGTGGGGCTCGTCGCGACGGGCATCGTGCTGGCGCTGGGCTTTCCCGTGTTCTTCACGCTCTTCCACCAGATCAGCTTCAGCAATGACTACTGGATCCTGAACCCAAGCGAGCACTTCCTTGTGGTGCTGTTCCCCTACCGGTTCTGGCTTGAGGCTACGGTGTTGCTCGCCGTCCTGACGGTCGCGGAGGCGGCGGCCATCTGGGGCGTGAGCCGCTACCTGCACCGCCGGCTCGCCTCTGGGCCGGAGGACGCCGAAACTCCGAACCCGACAGCCTGA
- a CDS encoding class I SAM-dependent methyltransferase, producing MPTSPKHIQEMLTAFWMSKTLFTGVELGVFDELAKGPASAEVLAYRLRLHPGALERLMNALVALELIQKENGRFSNTEEAALYLVKGQQGYLGAQVEHLSQLHWRLWQLLPGAVRENTPRVKEVFGPGFDMLAAVYAEPRQLRGFVQGMHNLTVPDAQEIVDAVDFTPYRCLLDVGGTSGALVIAALRKYQHLHGIVFEQPAVCAIADDYLRQYGVDDRARTHPGDFFEQGSLPAEADVIALGWILHDWPDEQCHTILRHCFQALQPGGAILVCEKLLDESGTGPLLTTLMDLHALVSTGGQERSAAVYGAWLEQAGFRDVDVRLLEGSRDLVIAYKP from the coding sequence ATGCCCACTTCTCCAAAGCACATCCAGGAAATGCTCACCGCCTTCTGGATGTCCAAGACGCTCTTCACCGGCGTGGAGCTCGGCGTGTTCGACGAGCTCGCGAAGGGACCCGCCAGCGCCGAGGTGCTGGCCTACCGGCTGCGGCTGCACCCCGGCGCGCTGGAGCGGCTGATGAACGCGCTGGTGGCGCTGGAGCTCATCCAGAAGGAGAACGGACGCTTCAGCAACACGGAGGAGGCCGCGCTCTACCTGGTCAAGGGGCAGCAGGGGTACCTCGGCGCGCAGGTGGAGCACCTGAGCCAACTGCACTGGCGGCTGTGGCAACTGCTGCCGGGCGCGGTCCGGGAGAACACGCCGCGGGTGAAGGAGGTCTTCGGCCCCGGTTTCGACATGCTGGCCGCCGTCTACGCCGAGCCTCGGCAGCTCCGCGGGTTCGTGCAGGGCATGCACAACCTGACCGTTCCAGACGCGCAGGAAATTGTCGACGCCGTGGACTTCACGCCATACCGCTGCCTGCTGGACGTGGGCGGCACCTCCGGCGCGCTGGTCATCGCCGCGCTGCGCAAGTACCAGCACCTGCACGGCATCGTCTTCGAGCAGCCGGCCGTCTGCGCCATCGCCGACGACTACCTGCGCCAGTACGGCGTCGATGACCGAGCGCGCACGCACCCCGGCGACTTCTTCGAGCAGGGCAGTCTGCCGGCGGAGGCCGACGTCATCGCCCTCGGCTGGATCCTGCACGACTGGCCGGATGAGCAATGCCACACCATTCTGCGCCACTGCTTCCAGGCGCTGCAGCCGGGCGGCGCCATCCTGGTGTGCGAGAAGCTGCTGGACGAGAGTGGCACGGGCCCGCTGCTGACCACGCTGATGGACCTTCACGCGCTGGTGTCGACGGGCGGGCAGGAGCGCTCCGCCGCGGTGTACGGCGCATGGCTAGAGCAGGCAGGGTTCCGGGACGTGGATGTGCGGCTCCTGGAGGGCAGCAGGGACCTCGTCATCGCGTACAAGCCCTAA
- a CDS encoding hydantoinase/oxoprolinase family protein, producing MTAIVVGVDTGGTFTDLVLMGPGGLRVHKVPSTPNDPSRSILRGLAELGAWRDGTWSQRDTELVHGTTVATNALLERKGARTALVTTAGFEDLLELARQTRPSLYDFMQQKPPPLAPPELCFGLEERVLADGSVERAPSAEAVRRVVEAVRDAGAEAVAISLLFSFLHPAHEELVAKALGELDPPPFISVSNRVLPQYREYERTSTVTANAYVGPVMAGYLRRLEAALGAEGAIPGRGRVMQSSGGSVSLGAAAQEPVRTVLSGPAGGVVGALAVARLAGYPDIITLDMGGTSTDVSLCPGRMQETVAASLGGVPIGVPMLDVHTVGAGGGSIAHVDAGGALTVGPESAGADPGPACYGVGDAPTVTDANLVLGRIRAEDFRGGRMPLDRGAAGAALARLAEAMGADAAAAALGVVRVVNATMERAVRAISLERGFDPREFTLVAFGGAGPQHACELAEGLGITRVLAPTTPGALSAYGVAIADITKDYSQTVLLPQDEVTADRLRQGLAGLRSRAMAELRDEGVPRRRIRLQPLLDMRYVGQSYELTVDCPRLGVAVAASAARAFHAAHAQRFGYADDRAPIEVVNLRLKAVGVSAVEQPGAAPPTVSADGDALVAEDTVVFADGPRRTPFLRREALRTDAVVAGPAVVLQMDATTVVPPGWTARVDGYGNLVISHVSR from the coding sequence TTGACGGCGATTGTGGTGGGGGTGGACACAGGCGGGACGTTCACGGACCTCGTGCTGATGGGGCCCGGCGGACTGCGCGTCCACAAGGTCCCGTCCACGCCCAATGACCCGTCGCGGTCCATCCTGCGGGGGCTGGCGGAGCTGGGCGCGTGGCGCGACGGCACATGGTCGCAGCGCGACACCGAGCTCGTGCACGGCACCACCGTCGCGACGAACGCGCTGCTCGAGCGCAAGGGCGCGCGGACGGCGCTGGTCACTACGGCGGGCTTTGAGGACCTGCTGGAGCTGGCGCGGCAGACCCGCCCCTCGCTGTACGACTTCATGCAGCAGAAGCCGCCGCCGCTCGCGCCGCCGGAGCTGTGCTTCGGCCTCGAGGAGCGCGTGCTGGCCGACGGCAGCGTCGAGCGCGCGCCCTCGGCTGAAGCTGTCCGCCGCGTCGTCGAAGCCGTGCGCGACGCGGGGGCGGAGGCCGTCGCGATCTCCCTGCTGTTCTCCTTCCTCCACCCGGCGCACGAGGAGCTGGTCGCCAAGGCGCTGGGCGAGCTTGATCCCCCGCCGTTCATCTCCGTCTCCAACCGCGTCCTGCCGCAGTACCGGGAGTATGAGCGCACAAGCACCGTGACGGCCAACGCCTACGTGGGCCCGGTCATGGCCGGCTACCTGAGGCGGCTGGAGGCGGCCCTCGGCGCCGAGGGCGCAATCCCCGGCCGCGGCCGCGTCATGCAGTCCTCGGGCGGGAGCGTCTCGCTGGGGGCGGCGGCGCAGGAGCCGGTGCGCACCGTGCTGAGCGGGCCCGCCGGGGGCGTCGTCGGGGCGCTGGCGGTAGCGCGGTTGGCGGGCTACCCGGACATCATCACGCTGGACATGGGCGGCACCTCCACCGACGTCTCGCTGTGCCCGGGGAGGATGCAGGAGACGGTGGCGGCGTCGCTGGGCGGCGTGCCCATCGGTGTGCCGATGCTGGACGTGCACACCGTCGGGGCCGGCGGCGGATCCATCGCCCACGTCGACGCCGGCGGCGCGCTCACGGTGGGGCCGGAGTCGGCGGGCGCCGACCCGGGCCCGGCCTGCTACGGCGTCGGCGACGCGCCCACTGTCACAGACGCCAACCTCGTATTGGGGCGCATCCGGGCGGAGGACTTCCGCGGCGGGCGGATGCCCCTCGACCGCGGCGCGGCGGGCGCGGCCCTGGCGCGGCTCGCCGAGGCGATGGGCGCGGACGCCGCCGCGGCGGCGCTGGGCGTCGTCCGCGTGGTGAACGCGACGATGGAGCGGGCCGTCCGTGCCATCTCGCTGGAGCGCGGCTTCGACCCGCGCGAGTTCACGCTGGTGGCCTTCGGCGGGGCCGGGCCGCAGCACGCCTGCGAGCTGGCCGAGGGACTCGGCATCACCCGCGTGCTGGCGCCGACGACGCCCGGCGCGCTGTCTGCGTACGGCGTGGCCATCGCCGACATCACGAAGGACTACTCGCAGACGGTGCTGCTGCCGCAGGACGAGGTCACCGCGGACCGGCTGCGGCAGGGCCTCGCGGGGCTGCGCTCCCGCGCGATGGCCGAGCTCCGCGACGAGGGCGTTCCCCGGCGCCGCATCCGGCTGCAGCCGCTGCTCGACATGCGGTACGTGGGGCAGTCCTACGAGCTGACCGTCGACTGCCCACGTCTCGGCGTAGCGGTCGCGGCGAGCGCGGCGCGGGCCTTCCACGCCGCCCACGCGCAGCGGTTCGGGTACGCCGACGACCGCGCGCCGATCGAGGTGGTGAACCTCCGGCTCAAGGCCGTCGGCGTCTCGGCCGTCGAGCAGCCGGGCGCGGCCCCGCCGACCGTCAGCGCCGACGGCGACGCGCTCGTGGCCGAGGACACCGTCGTGTTCGCGGACGGGCCGCGTCGGACGCCGTTCTTGCGCCGCGAAGCGCTGCGAACTGACGCTGTCGTGGCGGGGCCTGCCGTCGTGCTGCAAATGGACGCGACCACCGTCGTGCCGCCGGGGTGGACGGCGAGGGTGGACGGCTACGGGAACTTGGTGATCTCGCACGTGTCGAGGTAG
- a CDS encoding DUF58 domain-containing protein produces the protein MSYRPTRFQVVLLLLALSVLYAMATGFTVYYRVGYALVLALAGTYVWGKVGLWGLDVRVQRRLGYREVGGNFVSQISVTNSAGPKPLLVVQEHTTFPGPGGGRVINLSTHSTEMWANRIIATRRGDYIIGPITVSSSDPLGIFRHRRTFGTAQQVMVYPATVPLPLFALPRRGSPGEGERRSPFSSTSPMVTSVREYLPSDTFGRIHWPSTARTGQLMVKQFEQDTGSDVWLVLDLHRNVQAGEGDDSTEEYGVTIAASLAHRLLDSGLAVGLFAFGEEPIHMLPGRGYAHQDRIFRSLATARAMGGRPLESALEEGRRLGLDQSTMVIITPSVDPRWPEAANWLFRHGSQVSTVLLDPASFGGEGEVPAVADRLASGGVRTYAVRKGDALSQALARPLYLPSGRILTPRKTEAPA, from the coding sequence ATGAGCTATCGCCCGACGCGGTTTCAGGTCGTCCTGTTGCTGCTGGCCCTGTCAGTCCTGTACGCCATGGCCACGGGGTTTACGGTGTACTACCGGGTCGGCTACGCGCTGGTCCTTGCGCTCGCCGGCACGTACGTCTGGGGGAAGGTTGGCCTGTGGGGGCTGGACGTGCGGGTACAGCGGCGGCTGGGCTATCGAGAGGTCGGCGGCAACTTCGTGTCGCAGATCAGCGTCACCAACTCGGCCGGCCCCAAGCCGTTGCTGGTGGTGCAGGAGCATACGACCTTCCCCGGCCCCGGCGGCGGCCGCGTCATCAACCTCAGCACGCACTCGACCGAGATGTGGGCCAACCGCATCATTGCCACCCGCAGGGGCGACTACATCATTGGCCCCATTACCGTTTCTTCCAGCGATCCCCTCGGCATCTTCCGGCACCGGCGCACCTTCGGGACGGCGCAGCAGGTGATGGTGTACCCGGCGACGGTGCCGCTGCCGCTCTTCGCGCTGCCGCGCCGGGGCTCGCCGGGCGAGGGCGAACGGCGCAGCCCCTTCTCGAGCACCAGCCCAATGGTGACGAGCGTCCGTGAATACCTGCCGTCGGACACCTTTGGCCGCATCCATTGGCCGTCGACGGCCCGCACCGGCCAGCTCATGGTGAAGCAGTTTGAGCAGGACACCGGCAGCGACGTGTGGCTGGTGCTTGACCTTCACCGCAACGTGCAGGCCGGTGAGGGCGACGATTCCACCGAGGAGTACGGCGTCACCATAGCGGCGTCCCTGGCGCACCGCCTCCTCGACTCCGGCCTCGCCGTGGGGCTGTTTGCATTCGGCGAGGAGCCCATTCACATGCTGCCCGGACGTGGCTACGCCCACCAGGACCGCATCTTCCGCTCGCTGGCGACGGCGCGGGCGATGGGCGGCAGGCCCCTGGAGTCGGCGTTGGAGGAGGGGCGGCGCCTGGGATTGGACCAGAGCACCATGGTCATCATCACCCCCTCCGTTGACCCAAGATGGCCGGAGGCGGCCAACTGGCTGTTCCGCCACGGCTCGCAGGTGAGCACGGTGCTGCTTGACCCGGCGTCCTTCGGCGGCGAGGGCGAGGTCCCGGCGGTGGCGGACCGGCTCGCGTCGGGCGGCGTCCGCACCTACGCCGTCCGCAAGGGCGACGCGCTGTCGCAGGCGCTAGCCCGGCCGCTCTACCTTCCATCCGGCCGGATCCTCACGCCCCGGAAGACGGAGGCGCCGGCATGA